The following are encoded in a window of Polynucleobacter sp. VK25 genomic DNA:
- a CDS encoding TolC family outer membrane protein, whose amino-acid sequence MENTSPSSTFRKTVFSLAMSLALGSVVTPSYALDLMQSYELALKNDPIYRSASKDYEAGVENNGIGRSAVLPKVAAQYNQSTNRATQWGSQYTGGPQTSTNWSYPSNYSYVQLTQPIFSLEAFARWRQGVAQADFSQSKFIFNTQDLLIRVLQAYTDLLFSQDQLQFQTAERDAFYEQYKAAKKLNQGGEASITDMLEAEAAYQVADAKVVDAKDAVENARRKFNSIIGEPVEDISKVNKLSGNFRYLNLPTMRFEEWKEKALASNAELKAAENNMEIAKQEYRKNHAGHYPVVNLVGALTTQQSNTVTSINNTTNQSYVGVQVNLPLFSGGEINARSSQALANYEKSQADYDVTKDKVVTELRKQYDLVVSGKQKVQALSTAQESATQLVKSMRKSVLAGERINVDVLLAEKGLFNTRRDLAQTKYNYLVAYLKLNQLGGSLEVDDFEKVAIYFKN is encoded by the coding sequence TTGGAAAACACTTCCCCATCATCTACATTCAGAAAGACGGTATTCAGTCTTGCTATGTCACTTGCTTTAGGCTCGGTTGTGACGCCTTCGTATGCATTAGACCTCATGCAGTCCTATGAATTGGCACTCAAGAATGACCCGATCTATCGATCTGCTAGTAAAGATTATGAAGCGGGCGTAGAAAACAATGGAATTGGCCGTTCAGCAGTCTTGCCTAAGGTTGCAGCACAATATAACCAAAGCACCAATAGGGCAACTCAATGGGGTTCGCAATATACCGGTGGGCCACAGACATCGACTAATTGGAGCTATCCAAGTAATTATTCGTATGTGCAATTAACTCAACCTATCTTTAGCTTAGAAGCCTTTGCCCGTTGGCGCCAGGGTGTTGCTCAGGCAGACTTTAGTCAGTCTAAATTTATCTTTAATACACAGGATTTGTTAATACGGGTACTGCAGGCATATACCGATCTGCTGTTCTCCCAAGATCAGTTGCAATTTCAGACGGCTGAGCGAGATGCATTTTATGAGCAATACAAAGCCGCCAAAAAGCTCAATCAGGGCGGAGAAGCATCCATTACTGACATGCTAGAAGCAGAAGCTGCCTATCAAGTAGCTGATGCCAAAGTGGTCGATGCAAAAGATGCTGTAGAAAATGCGCGTCGTAAATTCAACAGCATTATTGGCGAACCAGTAGAGGATATCTCTAAGGTAAACAAGCTCTCAGGCAATTTCCGTTACCTGAATTTACCTACTATGCGTTTTGAGGAGTGGAAAGAAAAAGCTTTGGCTAGTAATGCTGAGCTTAAAGCTGCTGAAAATAATATGGAAATTGCCAAGCAGGAGTACCGCAAAAACCATGCGGGCCACTATCCTGTAGTAAATCTGGTTGGGGCATTAACCACTCAACAATCGAATACTGTTACAAGCATCAACAACACAACCAATCAAAGTTATGTTGGTGTGCAAGTAAATCTGCCGCTATTTAGTGGTGGGGAGATCAATGCTCGTAGCTCACAAGCCTTAGCTAATTATGAAAAATCCCAGGCAGACTATGACGTCACCAAAGATAAGGTAGTTACAGAGCTACGTAAGCAATATGATTTGGTGGTTTCTGGTAAGCAAAAAGTACAGGCTTTATCTACCGCCCAAGAATCAGCAACTCAACTAGTTAAGTCAATGCGCAAAAGCGTTCTGGCAGGAGAGCGCATTAATGTAGATGTGCTACTAGCTGAGAAGGGCTTATTTAATACTCGTCGTGATTTAGCCCAGACAAAATACAACTACCTGGTTGCATACTTGAAATTAAATCAGCTTGGTGGAAGTCTAGAAGTAGATGACTTTGAAAAAGTCGCCATTTACTTTAAAAACTAA
- a CDS encoding HlyD family efflux transporter periplasmic adaptor subunit — MMNEPVQKDNAEQAVPADVGGAANNASKAEDFKASTALVVGNAANITKQAVSTAMTKLSEGYVEWHDLRTGKKDEKYFSWLGWQILIWGFGGALLWAFLAPIEKGVSASGYVITDSNRKAIQPAFAGVVDDIFVKEGQQVKAGEVLVKLNPISAKAQANATKESIDGLDAQVKGLSQAIAQKKQQSALLERQLVGLRELAAEGYMAKNKVLELERQQLQLKASILEDEGNLIRTKKQMSEQQEKLNPYEYDLANTELKSPVNGQVVNITIFTKGGVVSPGQKLMEVVPSNEAMIVEGQLPVHLVDKVHVDLPVEMMFTAFNTNRTPHIPGVLISVGADRIVDEKTGNPYYKIQAITTPEGAKLLKDLKVRPGMPVELFVRTGEQSMMTYLMKPVFDRAHSAMRED; from the coding sequence ATGATGAACGAGCCTGTGCAAAAAGATAACGCTGAGCAAGCTGTTCCTGCTGATGTAGGTGGTGCTGCAAACAATGCATCTAAAGCTGAAGACTTCAAGGCAAGCACTGCATTGGTAGTTGGTAATGCTGCCAATATCACCAAACAAGCGGTATCGACTGCCATGACCAAGCTATCGGAAGGCTATGTGGAGTGGCATGATCTGCGAACTGGTAAGAAAGATGAAAAGTATTTCTCCTGGTTAGGTTGGCAGATTCTGATTTGGGGATTTGGTGGGGCTTTGTTGTGGGCATTTTTAGCGCCGATAGAGAAGGGTGTTTCTGCATCGGGATATGTCATCACTGACAGCAACCGTAAAGCTATACAACCTGCATTTGCCGGAGTAGTCGATGACATCTTTGTAAAAGAAGGTCAGCAGGTCAAAGCCGGTGAAGTACTGGTAAAGCTCAACCCCATCAGCGCTAAAGCACAAGCCAATGCCACCAAAGAATCCATCGATGGTTTAGATGCGCAAGTCAAAGGCTTGTCACAAGCAATTGCCCAGAAGAAACAACAATCTGCCTTATTGGAGAGACAGTTAGTCGGTTTGCGTGAGCTGGCTGCTGAAGGCTATATGGCCAAGAACAAGGTGCTTGAGTTAGAGCGCCAGCAATTGCAACTTAAGGCATCGATCTTAGAAGACGAAGGCAATCTCATTCGCACTAAGAAGCAAATGAGCGAGCAACAAGAAAAGCTCAATCCGTATGAGTATGACTTAGCAAATACCGAATTAAAGTCCCCTGTAAACGGCCAGGTCGTCAATATCACCATCTTTACTAAGGGTGGAGTAGTCAGCCCAGGTCAAAAACTCATGGAAGTTGTGCCAAGTAATGAAGCCATGATTGTCGAAGGGCAGCTGCCCGTGCATTTAGTGGATAAGGTGCACGTGGATCTGCCTGTAGAAATGATGTTTACCGCCTTTAACACCAATCGCACCCCACATATTCCTGGGGTATTGATCTCGGTAGGTGCTGATCGTATTGTCGATGAAAAAACTGGCAACCCCTATTACAAGATTCAGGCGATTACCACACCAGAAGGTGCAAAATTATTAAAAGACTTGAAGGTCCGCCCTGGCATGCCAGTCGAACTCTTTGTGAGGACTGGTGAGCAATCCATGATGACTTACTTAATGAAGCCAGTCTTTGACAGGGCCCATTCAGCAATGCGTGAGGATTAA
- a CDS encoding ATP-dependent RecD-like DNA helicase: MSISTDPNSSDIEITPDYQAVIEAIERHDPYIFVSGKAGTGKTTLIGYLRETIPGNVVVVAPTGVAALQVKGVTIHSFFRLPPRLIFPEEDIKPLRDKRLYKDIRLLIIDEISMVRADVVDAMDLFLRENGPQKGKPFGGIQVMFVGDLFQLPPVVSSADMQVLSERGYEGPYFFCAMALHRKDVTMVELSKIFRQKDERFAGLLNRIRINQDVDEAIDTLNAQCYQKDAEVDEQTITLTTTNARADQINGAGLRAITTEGKVYAGQSTGKFNIDERNLPSPNSLVLKVGAKVMFTATDPGFPKRWVNGTIGVVREMLSDKVKVMIQNGPYSNTVEVTGHQWESYRYDHDMMSGKISPSIIGTYVQIPLMLAWAVTIHKSQGKTLDKVKVDLSSGAFASGQVYVALSRCKTIEGITLQRPIEPRDVSCDQEIKRFYMNCLPSSR; encoded by the coding sequence ATGAGTATTTCTACTGATCCCAATTCCTCTGATATTGAAATTACCCCTGATTACCAAGCGGTGATTGAAGCTATCGAACGCCACGATCCTTACATCTTTGTGAGCGGTAAAGCCGGTACTGGTAAAACGACCTTAATTGGTTATCTACGAGAAACCATTCCAGGCAATGTGGTGGTGGTAGCCCCTACAGGCGTTGCCGCGCTCCAAGTTAAAGGGGTAACTATTCACTCCTTCTTTAGGCTGCCGCCACGATTAATCTTTCCAGAAGAAGATATCAAGCCACTCCGTGATAAGCGCTTATATAAAGATATTCGCTTACTCATCATTGATGAGATCTCCATGGTGCGTGCAGATGTAGTCGATGCGATGGATTTGTTTCTCCGCGAGAACGGCCCTCAAAAAGGCAAACCTTTCGGCGGTATTCAGGTGATGTTTGTCGGAGATCTATTCCAATTACCGCCTGTAGTTTCAAGTGCCGATATGCAAGTGTTATCTGAGCGCGGTTACGAAGGGCCATATTTCTTCTGTGCCATGGCCTTGCATCGCAAAGATGTCACGATGGTAGAACTTTCTAAGATCTTCCGTCAAAAAGACGAGCGCTTTGCCGGTCTACTCAATCGCATTCGGATTAATCAGGATGTGGATGAGGCCATCGATACCTTGAATGCCCAGTGTTATCAAAAAGATGCTGAGGTGGATGAGCAAACCATCACGCTGACAACGACTAATGCGCGTGCCGATCAAATTAATGGGGCGGGCTTACGTGCCATTACGACCGAAGGTAAGGTTTACGCAGGTCAGTCGACAGGCAAGTTCAATATCGATGAGCGTAATTTACCGTCGCCCAACAGTTTGGTGCTTAAGGTTGGCGCCAAGGTCATGTTTACAGCAACAGATCCGGGATTTCCGAAGCGTTGGGTCAATGGCACGATCGGTGTAGTACGGGAGATGCTATCGGACAAGGTGAAAGTAATGATTCAGAACGGGCCTTACTCAAATACCGTAGAAGTCACAGGCCATCAATGGGAATCATATCGATATGACCACGACATGATGTCGGGGAAGATTTCCCCGAGCATCATTGGAACGTATGTACAGATTCCACTCATGCTAGCTTGGGCTGTAACCATTCATAAGAGCCAGGGCAAGACGCTTGATAAGGTAAAGGTAGATCTCTCTTCGGGGGCATTTGCCTCAGGCCAAGTTTATGTAGCTTTGAGTCGTTGTAAAACGATTGAGGGAATTACATTACAGCGACCGATTGAGCCCAGGGATGTCAGTTGTGATCAAGAGATCAAGCGCTTCTATATGAATTGCTTACCAAGCTCTAGATAG
- a CDS encoding GGDEF domain-containing protein, with the protein MFKTPMKCASIMLLGLALFSPSAFALEKVSLQLKWSHAYQFAGYYAAKEMGYYESAGLDVNIKPLQAGQDVVAEVVSGRANYGTGTSGLLLARQEGAPVVVLATIFQHSPYVIIAKKLTDNQSIHDLSSKPILLRRLSDELLVYLKREKVDLKNLISSAPGMNTVEKLMNGSVSAISGYISNEPYQLSQAKFPFDIYSPRSIGIDMYGDNLFTTSKEIDKNSQQAERFRTASLQGWEYVISHPDETAAIVQKFAPEETNKKIAFERDKLNPLIRADLVPVGFMNQARWQHTADIYMEAGSLSPNFSLEGFIYDSSPHKKLNWLYSALTVSIIVGLCIFAAAYYVWRLNRRLAASLSQVQHLANHDSLTGFPNRALFADRLQRAILKARREKMLFALLYIDIDHFKSINDQFGHSAGDEVLKAACNRMMACIRDSDSLGRLGGDEFVVLLEDLHAPEDALEIAKKIQSAIALGVSIGGELIDTTISVGISVYPNDADSEEGLFKRADTAMYRSKMNGRNSIHLYAETPQ; encoded by the coding sequence TTGTTTAAAACGCCAATGAAGTGCGCCTCAATAATGCTATTGGGCTTAGCGCTGTTCTCTCCATCAGCATTTGCACTTGAAAAGGTTTCGCTCCAACTCAAGTGGTCTCATGCCTACCAGTTTGCTGGGTATTACGCAGCAAAGGAAATGGGTTATTACGAGTCTGCTGGCCTTGATGTAAATATCAAACCTTTACAAGCTGGTCAGGATGTTGTTGCCGAAGTAGTTTCTGGTCGGGCAAATTATGGAACGGGCACCAGTGGATTGCTCTTAGCAAGACAAGAGGGTGCGCCAGTAGTTGTATTGGCTACTATTTTCCAGCATTCACCCTACGTGATCATTGCTAAGAAACTAACTGACAACCAAAGCATTCATGATCTCAGTTCTAAGCCTATTTTATTAAGACGTTTGTCAGATGAACTACTCGTTTATCTTAAGCGCGAGAAGGTGGACCTCAAGAATTTAATTTCATCCGCCCCAGGAATGAACACGGTCGAAAAGCTCATGAATGGATCAGTGAGCGCTATCTCGGGATATATCAGCAATGAACCTTATCAGCTGTCTCAAGCCAAGTTTCCCTTCGATATTTACAGCCCGCGTTCCATTGGTATTGATATGTATGGGGATAATCTCTTTACCACTAGTAAAGAGATTGATAAAAATAGTCAACAAGCTGAGCGTTTTCGGACTGCTAGTCTGCAGGGCTGGGAGTATGTCATCAGTCACCCAGATGAGACAGCTGCCATTGTTCAAAAATTTGCCCCGGAGGAGACCAATAAAAAAATTGCATTTGAACGCGATAAGTTAAATCCACTTATTCGGGCAGATCTGGTGCCTGTGGGTTTCATGAACCAGGCGCGCTGGCAACATACGGCAGATATTTATATGGAGGCTGGTAGCTTAAGTCCTAATTTTTCCTTAGAGGGATTTATCTACGACTCTAGTCCACATAAAAAGCTCAATTGGCTATACAGCGCTTTAACAGTTTCTATCATTGTGGGCTTATGTATCTTCGCTGCCGCTTATTACGTCTGGAGGCTCAACCGACGTTTAGCGGCTTCACTTAGTCAAGTGCAACATTTGGCGAATCATGATTCTTTAACGGGCTTCCCTAATCGAGCGCTATTTGCTGATCGTCTGCAACGTGCCATCTTAAAAGCCCGTCGTGAAAAAATGCTCTTTGCATTACTCTACATCGACATCGATCACTTTAAGAGTATTAATGACCAGTTTGGACATTCTGCCGGTGATGAGGTCCTCAAAGCAGCCTGTAACCGGATGATGGCCTGCATTCGAGACTCTGATTCTTTGGGTCGCCTGGGTGGAGATGAGTTTGTTGTTCTCCTGGAGGATCTTCATGCTCCCGAAGATGCGCTAGAAATTGCGAAAAAGATTCAGTCAGCGATTGCGCTGGGCGTATCTATTGGCGGTGAGTTAATTGATACCACCATTAGCGTGGGTATCTCGGTTTACCCTAATGACGCCGATTCGGAAGAGGGCCTATTTAAACGGGCAGATACGGCCATGTATCGCTCTAAGATGAATGGTAGAAATTCCATTCATTTGTACGCCGAAACTCCCCAATAG
- a CDS encoding mechanosensitive ion channel family protein, with translation MSLLKSPAILKYFAWVLVACNLLLLSWLDIHTGSIWGWAVTDFTDSHPFNLIDAVAIFQFALFAITADVVMRRSVARYNHHSKKSQIPAILVQCFTILIYAMFGLAGFILLYDHSVSNLVAASGAIGLSIGYVCRDMISDVVNSIVIQTDGLIAINDWIEVSDNGNTQYFQVVQFDRRMVTLRNRFDYLVKIPNTRFIGMSYVNLSKQGEDRGSRRTLEIKLDALNHSEKVIGVLNLALESVINTDSDFINWQYCGIKALESGSVTYLMAYECKPHLKPIDSNSRIMKVALRFLTAAGINTGSSMEVQTLDKYESKTSNRFYEIYEFSILRVMSHDEAMQLSKTATVVNCFKGEQLICQGEQADSMFLVSEGSLEVKVSGKDGNAITVATLWPGDCVGEMSLLTGAPRSADVFAKADAVLVEIKKENIAPILESNLRLIDEISELLAKRQAHSASLANNSGIGDLREQSHNLAKRILGFFFKGLH, from the coding sequence ATGAGCTTACTCAAGTCACCGGCAATTCTTAAATACTTTGCGTGGGTCTTGGTAGCCTGCAATTTGTTACTGCTCTCCTGGCTAGATATTCACACTGGCTCAATATGGGGTTGGGCTGTTACGGATTTTACAGATTCACACCCATTTAATCTGATTGATGCAGTGGCAATCTTTCAGTTTGCGCTATTTGCGATTACCGCTGATGTAGTGATGCGCAGATCAGTTGCTCGCTATAACCACCATTCTAAAAAATCACAAATTCCTGCGATCTTAGTGCAGTGTTTCACTATTTTGATCTATGCCATGTTTGGCTTGGCAGGCTTCATCTTGCTATATGACCATTCGGTAAGCAATCTTGTGGCAGCATCAGGCGCCATTGGCTTGAGTATTGGTTATGTCTGTAGGGACATGATCTCTGATGTGGTGAACAGTATCGTGATTCAAACGGATGGGCTGATTGCCATCAACGATTGGATTGAAGTCTCCGATAACGGCAACACTCAATATTTCCAAGTCGTGCAGTTTGATCGCAGAATGGTCACCTTACGTAATCGTTTTGATTATTTGGTCAAAATCCCTAATACCCGTTTTATTGGCATGAGCTATGTCAATTTAAGTAAGCAGGGCGAGGATAGGGGCTCTAGAAGAACGCTAGAGATTAAGCTTGATGCGCTCAATCATTCTGAAAAGGTCATTGGAGTATTAAATCTGGCGCTGGAATCAGTCATTAATACCGATTCTGATTTTATCAACTGGCAGTATTGCGGTATTAAAGCACTTGAGTCTGGAAGCGTGACCTATTTGATGGCTTATGAGTGCAAGCCACATTTAAAGCCAATTGATTCCAATTCAAGAATTATGAAAGTAGCACTGCGTTTCCTGACGGCGGCAGGTATTAATACTGGCAGTTCTATGGAAGTGCAAACGTTGGATAAGTACGAATCTAAAACCTCCAATCGCTTTTATGAAATCTATGAGTTCAGTATTTTGAGGGTGATGAGCCATGATGAGGCAATGCAATTATCCAAGACTGCTACAGTCGTTAATTGTTTTAAAGGTGAACAATTGATTTGTCAGGGAGAGCAGGCTGATAGCATGTTCTTGGTTTCTGAAGGGTCGCTAGAGGTCAAAGTTTCCGGCAAAGATGGCAATGCTATTACAGTGGCAACCCTCTGGCCTGGTGACTGCGTGGGAGAAATGTCCCTCTTGACGGGTGCTCCTCGCTCTGCAGATGTCTTCGCAAAAGCAGATGCCGTGTTGGTTGAGATCAAAAAAGAAAATATTGCTCCTATCTTGGAATCCAATTTGCGATTGATTGATGAGATCTCAGAATTACTTGCCAAGCGGCAAGCGCATTCAGCTTCCTTAGCTAATAACTCTGGTATTGGTGATTTACGAGAGCAAAGCCATAATTTAGCCAAAAGAATCCTAGGTTTCTTCTTCAAAGGTTTGCACTAA
- a CDS encoding PilZ domain-containing protein — protein MKSKPIRTSVKKKVRADRHPVTFPISVGPSKGVVKDISTSGVYFEIDQSQSIGSNIDFVIDLDTPGGPIQIQCHGTVVRIEEKPGRIGIAATISESVFKNQENSAPQ, from the coding sequence ATGAAATCTAAACCTATTCGAACTAGCGTTAAGAAGAAGGTGAGAGCCGATAGACATCCTGTCACCTTCCCTATTTCAGTTGGCCCTTCAAAGGGGGTCGTAAAAGACATCAGCACTAGCGGCGTTTACTTTGAGATTGATCAAAGCCAAAGCATAGGATCCAATATTGATTTTGTAATCGACCTAGATACTCCAGGCGGCCCTATACAAATTCAATGCCATGGAACGGTAGTACGCATTGAAGAAAAGCCTGGGCGTATCGGTATTGCTGCCACCATCAGTGAATCGGTCTTTAAGAACCAAGAAAACTCAGCACCTCAATAG
- a CDS encoding response regulator transcription factor, whose amino-acid sequence MLMNTDTNTNLIKVQVIDRQQIALWGIDQLIKQDGRFQVCATATNAEDALKHAISSKPDVIVLDPELGGEDGIDLISTLIDKTKAKVIVYTSTQNPTVLDQSVVKGARGVINKTEPVDILLKAIEKIYIGELWLNRNATSRILLQIAQANSPKELSLEQKKLKTLTSKEEKVTRAIQLHSEKTLKQISESLHISEHTLRNHLASIYDKLGVRNRMELYVFCGKFQKTDNPSAHPKRRSTDA is encoded by the coding sequence ATGCTTATGAATACTGATACCAATACTAACCTGATTAAGGTTCAGGTCATTGACCGTCAGCAGATCGCACTCTGGGGCATTGATCAACTCATTAAACAAGATGGTCGCTTTCAAGTATGCGCAACAGCAACTAATGCTGAAGATGCCTTAAAGCATGCTATCAGCTCTAAGCCTGATGTCATCGTATTGGATCCTGAATTAGGCGGCGAAGATGGCATTGACCTAATATCCACCCTGATAGATAAAACAAAAGCCAAGGTAATTGTTTATACCTCTACTCAGAATCCAACAGTTTTAGATCAATCGGTCGTCAAAGGTGCCCGTGGTGTGATCAATAAAACAGAGCCCGTTGATATCCTCTTAAAGGCTATTGAAAAGATTTATATTGGTGAGCTTTGGCTGAACCGCAATGCCACCTCCCGCATCTTGTTGCAAATTGCTCAAGCAAACTCACCCAAAGAATTAAGTCTTGAGCAGAAAAAACTGAAAACACTTACTTCTAAAGAAGAAAAAGTAACTCGAGCAATTCAGCTTCACTCTGAAAAGACCTTGAAACAAATTTCTGAAAGCCTTCACATTAGCGAACATACGCTACGCAACCATTTGGCCTCGATCTACGATAAGCTGGGCGTTCGCAATCGGATGGAGCTCTATGTTTTCTGTGGCAAGTTTCAAAAAACAGATAACCCAAGCGCCCATCCAAAACGTCGCTCAACTGACGCTTAA
- a CDS encoding HD domain-containing phosphohydrolase: MELFNFVFYISMAVVTLVIFLGAISHKEFRSQYQEHRYWPTALILMALSCFGFIMAGLQPFFFLSLGNTSLIFSSLAILLFIKSWDPANKRFPYRNFWIAFVVLLVAYEFLRIYASFNARVYFVTSVLGILSLLGLVELFLIPKGEQTRQHLVLKIAFCIHLIIISVRILSITVGISNGTSVSTIYQEGAFTGMLRALGVASNLLVYLGISNILLERAWRKEEKKSANNELRMLSSLNALAHARDNETGAHIIRTKAYVRRLATRMRSLGVYADELTVHTIEKMCQAAPLHDIGKVGIPDSILYKKGGLTKEEWGVMKTHTLIGETVLNSTMSQFPEEDVGDVMSVAIQIAGGHHEQWDGSGYPRGLSGQAIPLSARIMSLADMYDALISERVYKKEWTHDQAVTEIVSKKGTHFDPAVVEAFVLEQDHFKEIAQKHKDDVTDHAPSYQMVDTVEQKLRNSEERFRFLFKYSPIGMAMVDHATGEFVEVNDALLEYTQYTKDEFLKLSFWDITPKEYEHQEQEQIETLNKTGSFGPNYKEYIRKDGTRFPISIRGFILADEDGRKLVWGIIEDISKQVVK; encoded by the coding sequence ATGGAATTATTCAACTTCGTTTTTTACATCTCTATGGCAGTAGTGACCTTGGTGATTTTTCTAGGAGCTATCAGCCACAAAGAGTTTCGTTCGCAATATCAAGAACACCGTTATTGGCCTACCGCACTTATCCTGATGGCCTTATCGTGTTTTGGCTTCATCATGGCGGGGCTTCAGCCTTTCTTCTTTTTGTCACTTGGTAATACCAGTCTTATTTTTTCATCCCTTGCCATCTTGTTGTTTATCAAATCGTGGGATCCTGCTAATAAAAGATTTCCCTATCGGAATTTTTGGATTGCCTTTGTTGTCTTATTAGTTGCTTATGAATTTTTAAGGATTTACGCCTCCTTTAATGCTAGGGTTTACTTTGTCACCTCTGTATTGGGGATCCTTTCGCTACTTGGTCTGGTAGAGCTTTTCTTGATTCCTAAAGGGGAACAAACAAGACAACATTTAGTTCTCAAGATAGCTTTTTGCATTCACCTCATTATTATCTCGGTGAGAATCTTAAGCATTACTGTTGGCATTAGTAATGGCACCTCAGTCTCAACTATTTATCAAGAAGGCGCGTTCACTGGCATGCTCCGTGCTTTGGGAGTGGCCTCGAATCTCCTCGTGTATTTGGGAATTAGTAATATTTTGTTAGAGCGAGCTTGGCGTAAGGAGGAGAAAAAATCTGCCAATAATGAATTGCGCATGCTCTCCAGCTTAAATGCACTTGCACATGCTCGTGATAATGAAACAGGTGCACACATTATTCGTACTAAAGCTTATGTCCGACGCTTAGCTACACGCATGAGATCCTTGGGTGTCTATGCAGATGAATTAACTGTGCACACTATAGAGAAGATGTGTCAAGCAGCACCCTTGCACGATATTGGTAAAGTTGGTATTCCTGATTCTATTTTGTATAAAAAGGGCGGCCTGACCAAGGAAGAGTGGGGCGTCATGAAAACTCACACCCTGATTGGCGAGACTGTCTTGAATTCCACCATGTCACAGTTTCCGGAAGAGGATGTGGGTGATGTAATGAGTGTAGCGATTCAGATTGCTGGCGGTCATCATGAGCAATGGGACGGTAGTGGCTACCCACGCGGTTTATCTGGTCAGGCTATTCCTTTATCTGCCCGGATTATGTCTTTGGCTGATATGTACGATGCCCTGATTAGTGAGCGTGTATATAAGAAAGAGTGGACTCATGATCAAGCGGTTACAGAGATTGTCTCTAAAAAAGGTACGCATTTTGATCCTGCAGTAGTTGAAGCCTTTGTGTTAGAGCAAGATCATTTCAAGGAAATTGCGCAAAAGCATAAAGATGATGTGACTGATCATGCACCTAGTTATCAAATGGTCGATACCGTAGAGCAAAAACTCAGAAACTCGGAAGAGCGATTTAGATTTCTCTTTAAGTATTCGCCTATTGGCATGGCGATGGTCGATCATGCGACAGGAGAGTTCGTTGAGGTCAATGATGCGCTACTGGAATATACCCAATACACCAAAGATGAGTTCCTCAAGCTCTCTTTCTGGGATATTACCCCCAAAGAATATGAGCATCAGGAACAAGAACAAATTGAGACATTAAATAAAACAGGTTCGTTTGGACCGAACTATAAAGAATACATTCGCAAAGATGGCACCCGTTTTCCCATCTCGATACGCGGTTTCATCTTGGCCGATGAAGATGGTCGTAAATTGGTTTGGGGAATTATCGAAGATATTTCTAAGCAAGTAGTCAAATGA